The following is a genomic window from bacterium.
ATCCTGATCATGGTGGTTTGCAAGGACCATTAGGCTATTGTTATATGTCGGTGGGAGAATACGGAAAAGCGCTTTCGATGTATCAACAGGCGCACAATATGGACGAAACAAATATCGAATATTTGGAGCAATTGCTCATAATTTCTTCGCGCATGGATCGCCGTCCACTTGTGAACATGACAGCCAAAAAAATTCTCGCGTTGAATCCCAATCACGTCGAAGCCAAAAAATATCTCGCACGAGTGGCGGTGAGATAAACAAACAGTCTCTGTAGTGTAGGGGCAATTCATGAATTGCCCTGTAATAGATCCGAAAAAACTCCTTTTGACGAAAATATTCTTGTTTCCGCTGTTCACGAATACATTTTCACCAAACGTGAAAATGTATTCGTGAACATTTTGCTTTGCGGACGGTTGAGGGTTCCTCGTGTGAGTTGCTCCGAAACTTCGCACCTCTTGGTGCAAAGATTTCGGAGTTCATTGATTCTTGTGTAAAACATCCCCACAGGGCGTGGAGATGTTTTATGTACATTTGGTTTGTTTTGCTTCGCAGGTAACCAGAGGTAGCTCCGAAATCACGCATCTTCGGATGCGTATTTTCGGAGTTCTTCGATTCTTGTGCAAAACAACTCAACAGGATGTTGAGTTGTTTTGTGTACATTGTATAGTTTCGCTAAGCGAAACAAATCTCGAGAGCCGGCGGTCGGATTCGAACCGACGGTCTTCTGTTTACAAAACAGTTGCTCTGCCTCTGAGCTACACCGGCATTATTTCGATTCTGTAATCATAAAGTTACCTTTTTTTTGGTATATGTCAAAGACGCGAAAAAGTTGTCGCGGTCACCTCCAAGGTGGCCACACACGGCTTCCTTGGAGGTGGTGTGGGTTAGTCATCGGCGCGATGCGCGAACTAACAACACCTCCGAGGAGATACTGTTCCCACTTCACCAAGGTTTCGTGGGACCAGAAGTACCATCTCGGAGGTGTCCACTGTTCTATTTTTCCGTCATCGCAATCTTTATTCCTAAGATAAGTAATAATCCGCCGAAGGTTTTATTGAAGACGTTTTGGAATCTTTCGAACACCGTGCGGATGCGTTTGTGAGAAAGTAAAACAGCCACTAATGAAAACCAAAGAATCGTATTGATAATCATTATCCCGCCGATAATCAGCATTATCATAAATGGCGTGGTGGGGGAGATGACGAATGTGAATAAGCTCAAGAAAAACAGGGTTGCTTTTGGATTAAGTACATTTGTTAGAAAACCTGTTTTGATGGCCGAAAGGGCTGAGATGTCCTTCCTTGGTTTGTACTCGCCGACATCCAATTTGGAAGATTTGGCGTAAAAAGATTTGAGGCCGATGTAAATTAAATATCCAGCGCCTAAAAGTTTGATAGTGTTGAAGATCAGGATTGATTGAGAAATGACAACAGCAAGACCGGCCAAGCAATAAAAAATATGCACGGCGATGCCGAGCCCAAAACCGACGGCCGTCCAAAGGCCGGTCTTTTTGGAGTAGACCAAGGAGTTGCGCACGGCCATGTTTAGGGCTTGGTAATTAATAAACGCCTTATCTTATGTCCACTGCATCTCCAAATACAACTGCTTCTCAATCAAAAATC
Proteins encoded in this region:
- a CDS encoding LysE family transporter, which translates into the protein MAVRNSLVYSKKTGLWTAVGFGLGIAVHIFYCLAGLAVVISQSILIFNTIKLLGAGYLIYIGLKSFYAKSSKLDVGEYKPRKDISALSAIKTGFLTNVLNPKATLFFLSLFTFVISPTTPFMIMLIIGGIMIINTILWFSLVAVLLSHKRIRTVFERFQNVFNKTFGGLLLILGIKIAMTEK